Within the Candidatus Dormiibacterota bacterium genome, the region TCCGGACGATTTCCTGCCCGGCCTGCGCGACATGTGCGACGAGCACGGCTGGTATTACTGCATCGACGAGGTCCAGAGCGGGTTCGGCCGTTGCGGCAAAATGTGGGCGTTCGAGCACTGGAACGTCGAGCCGGACCTGATCGTCATCGGCAAGGGGCTGTCCGGCGGCACGATGCCGATCGCCGCGGTCGCCGGCCGGCACGAGATCTTCGACAAAGCGGAGGCGTTCGTCGCCGGGACCTACGCCGGACACCCGGCCGGCTGCGCCGCGGGGCTGAAGGCGCTCGAGATCATCAAGCGCGACCACCTGCTCGAGTACGCGACCACGCTCGGGGATTACGGCCTGAAGAGGCTGCAGGCGATGAAGGAGAAGTACCCGATCATCGGCGAAGTGCGCGGCCTGGGGCTCTGGCTCGCCGTCGAGTTCGTCAAGGACCCCAAGACCCGCGCCAAGAACTTCGAAGCCGCCGCCGAGGTCAACCAGCACTGCCTCGAGAACGGTCTCTACTACATCCACGACAGCATCTCGTGGTTCGTCCGCATCCAGCCGCCGCTCAACATCGAGCGGTCCTTGTTCGAGCAGGGGCTGGACATCCTCGAGGACGCCATCGCCCGCGTCAACGCCTCCGCACGACCCCGGATCTGAACCGGCTGTCGCGGCCGGCCGGACGCTCCCCGCGCAGGGCCACGAGCAGGGCCAGGAGATCGTCGATCTCCGTCTGATCGCGCAGGTAGTAGGCGGCTCTCGAGGCGCGGCTGCGGCCGACGCGGACCGTCACCAGCCCCCGGCCCCGGCCGTTCGAGAAGACCAGCTCATCGGATCCGTCGTCTCCCACGTAGAGAGCGGCCCGGCTGCGCGCCCGCTTCTGCAGCATCCGGACCGCGGTCCCCTTGTCCGGAGAGCCGACGGGGAGAAGGTTGATCCCGAAGTGGCCCGGGACGAGGCGGGCACGAGGGAGCGCGCGCGCGATCCGCAGGACCGCCTGTTGCGCGTGCGGCGGACTCGAGGCGTTCCGGAAGTGAATGGTCAGCGTATCCTTCTTGTCCTCGATCCACACGCCGCGCAGCGGACCCAGGCGGTCGCGCAGGAGGCGCCGCCAGCCGCGGACGGTCCTGCGCCTGTCGGCCTGCCCGCGCCCGCCCGCGCCCTCCTCGGCGCCGTGATTGCCGAGGATCGCCCACAGAGGAAGCCCCGCGATCCGTGGCCGAAGATCGCCGAGGGCCCGTCCGGTGATGACGGCACATCTGTAGAGCCCGGCGACCTCCGCCAGAAGCGACCGGGTTCGAGGACGAAGGCGTGTCCGTGCGGGTTCGGGAACGAGTGGCGCCAGCGTCCCGTCGAAATCGAACGCCAGAAGGGCGTCTGTCCGGGCCAGGGCCTGCAGCACGGGGCGCTGCTCGCGTCCCAGGATGTACCTCACGGCGTGACGGTTTCTCTCGGCCCGGTGGGGTCCGAGAGACGATCGGAGACCTGGTGCCGCTGGCGCAGCCGGGCGGCGTCCACCAGCATCTGACCCGCCCACCTGTAGACGTTGAACTCGGACAGATACAGACGCATCGCGTGCATGCGCTCCTGCTGCTCCTCCGGGGACATCTCCAGGGCCGCCGCGAGCGCGGCGCTCGACTGCTCGAGGTCGTACGGATTGACGATGAGCGCCTCGGTCAGCTCGCGCGCCGCGCCGGTGAAGCAGCTCAGGATCAGAACGCCGCGCTCGTCGTCGCGGGCCGAGAGAAACTCCTTGGCCACGAGATTCATCCCGTCGTGCAGACTGCTGATGTAGCAGACGTCCGCCGCCCGGTAGAGCCGCAGGATCTCGGGCGGCTCGTAGTGCTCGATCTTCAGGACGAGCGGCCGGTACGATCCCTGGCCGAACTTCCGGTTGATCCGGTCCGCCAGCTCCTCGACGCTCTGGCGCAGCCCGCGGTAGCGATCGATGGCCGTCCGGCTCGGCGCCGCGATCTGCACGAACGTGAAGTGGCCGCGGAACTGCGGGAAGCGCTCCAGGAGCCTCTCCACGGCGAGCAGACGCTCCTCGATCCCCTTCGTGTAGTCGAGACGATCGACCCCGAGACCCAGGAGCACGTCCGGCGCCACTCCGTACTCCTCGAAGACTTCCCGCCGGCAGCGATCCACCGGCGGCGCGTCCTTGAGCAGGCGGTTGGGCCAGTCGACGGAGATCGGGTAGGCGCGAACGAGCGTGGTCCAGCCCCGGTGGATGACCGCGCGGCTCTCCCGATCGATGCGCGCCTCGAGGTAGCGATCGACCGAGTCGATGAAGTTGTTGCAGTGGAGCCTGATGTGGAAGCCGAGGATGCTGCTCCCGAGCATTCCGTGGAGAAGCTCCTTGTGCCAGGGACAGATCTCGAAGTTCTCCGAGTTCGGCCACGGAATGTGCCAGAAGCTCAGGATCATCGCCCGCGGCAGCCGCTCGCGGATGATCCGGGGCACCAGGGCGAAATGATAGTCCTGCACGAAGATGATCGGATCGGGGGTGTCGACCTCCGCGCAGACGGCGTCGGCGAACTTGCGATTCACGCTCTGATAGACGCTCCAATCCTCGCCGCGAAAGACGGGGCGCGTGTGGGCGATGTGGCACAGGGGCCACAGCCCCTCGTTGGAGAAGCCGTAGTAGTAGCCCTTCTCCTCTTCGGGGGTGAGCCAGACCCTCCGGAGGGCGTACGACTCCTCGCCGGGCGGCACGCGGATGCGCCCCGCGCGGTCGCTCACCTCGCGATCGGCGGACCCGCCGCCATGCGCCACCCAGACGCCGGAAAAGGCGCGCATGACCGGTTCGAGCGCCGTCACCAGCCCGCTCGCCGGATGCAGGACCCGGATCGTCCCGTCGGGGCCGCGGTCATGGATATACGGCTCGCGATTGGCCAGGATGATGACTTTCTCGCCGTGAAGGTAGCGCCGCAGATTGCGGCGCAGCCGATCGGCGGTCCAGGCGACGCCGCGACCTTCGGAGAGCGACTCCGAGGCGATCTGCTCCGCCAGATCCCGCACGTCCCTCACGATCGGCTGGAAGGCCCGCGACGGAGGCTTGCCGCGCAGAATGCGCCGCAGGTCCGAGGTCCAGTTGCGCCAGGAAAAGCGTGTGGCCAGCGCGGTGGCGAGCGAGGCCGCGACCGCCAGGATCCCGAACGCGGCCAGCGTGAAGCGCCGGGACGTCTCGGCGCGCAGGTCGGCGTATGTCATGTCCTGCAGGAGAACGACGAAGCCGAGCCGGTGATCGCCGGCCTCCACGGGTACGGCGCTGACATGCACCCTCCCGCCGTCGAGATCCATCAGCCGGCTCCAGGTCGGCCACTCGCCGGTCTGCGGATCGCGCCGGGCGGAGGAGATCCGCGGGCCCACGCGCTCGCACGCCAGCGGCTGCGGGTACCCCGGCGTCGCGGCGATCGTCCCGCCGTCCTCGCCGCATGCCGCGGCCGCCAGGATCCGTGCGTCGCGTGCGATGTCGCCGAGGGTGCGGCCGACGTCGGCCCGATCGTCCGAAGTCCAGCCACGGACGAGATCGTCGTGGACTCTCGACACGGCGAGGGTCGCCTTCCTCGTGACGTCCTGCTCGAACCATGTGCGGCTGGTCTTGTCGACGAGCCGCGACGTGCCCCAGGCCAGGAGACCGAGGAGGAGCAGAACGAGGATCGCGCGAAGCGACTCTTTCACGAAAATAATTGTGACATAATTTGACCCGTGCGCCTCGAGGATCTCGGACTGATTGGGAACTGCCAGTTCTCCGCCCTCGTGTCGCGCCGGGGCGATGTCGTGTGGTGCTGTCTCCCGCGCTTCGATTCCGAGCCGGTTTTCGCGAGTCTCCTCGATGCCGATTATGGAGGACGATTCACGGTCGCCCCCGCGGCGGATGCGAACGGGACGCAGCGCTACGTCGAAAACACCAATGTTCTCGAGACGACCTTCACGACGACCGACGGCTCGTTTCGTGTGCTCGATTTCGCGCCCCGCTACCTGCTTCACGACCGCTCGTTCCGGCCGACCCAGATCGTGCGGATCGTCGAGCCGGTGTCCGGCACGCCGCGCGTCCGCATCGCGTGCGAACCGTGTCTGGGCTGGTCGCGGCGGGCTCCGGATCGGATTCAGGGATCGAACCACGTGCAGTTCGAAGGTTACGCGAGCCCCTTCCGGCTGACCACCGACATCCCCTTGTCCTATCTCGGAGGGCAGCCGTTCGCCCTCACCGAGAGACGCCATCTCGTCCTGGCCTGGGGGCCGCCCGTCGAGGAGGCGCTGCCGGCGCTGTGCGAAAGATTCCTGACGGAGACGCTGCGCTACTGGCAGCGCTGGACCAAGCATTGCAACATCCCGCCTCTCTTTCAGGAGGAGGTGGTGCGATCGGCCCTGGTGCTGAAGCTCCATTGTTTCGAGGACACCGGGGCGATCGTGGCGGCGACGACGACCTCGATCCCGGAGGCGCCGGGCAGCGGCCGGACCTGGGACTACCGGTACTGCTGGCTGCGTGATGCGGCCTACGTGCTCGGGGCCTTCCGGCTCCTGGGGCACTTCGAGGAGCGCGAGCAGTTCGTGCGCTACCTCCTCGACATCGTGGCCCGCAATCCCTCGCTGGACCTGGCTCCGCTGTATCGCGTCGACGGGACGTCCGACCTGAACGAACGAATGCTTCCCGACTGGCCCGGCTTCGAAGGTGAGAAGCCGGTGCGGGTCGGCAATGCCGCCGCCGCGTACCGGCAGAACGACATCTACGGCGAAGTGATGCTGGCTCTCGCGCCGGTCATGCTCGACGCGCGATTCCGGGCGGATCAGACGCGCGAGAAGATCGATCTGCTCGAGCGCCTGGCGCGCCAGGCGGTCGCCGTGGCGGGGACCCCCGACGCGGGGATCTGGGAATACCGCACCGAGTGGATTCCGCAGACCTTCTCGAGCCTGATGTGCTGGGCGGCGGCGGACCGCATGGCCAGGGTGGCCGCGCATCATCTCCCGGACCGGGAGGACGGCTACCGCGGGTCGGCGGCGTCGATCCGCGAGGACATCCTCAAAAACGCCTGGAACGCGGATCTGGGCAGCTTCGTCGCCGCCCGCGGCAGCCGCGATCTCGACGCGTCACTGCTCCAGATGGCACCGCTCCACTTCCTGCCGCCGGATGATCCGCATCTCCGATCCACCATCGACACGATTCGCGGCCGCCTCGCCAGGGACGGATGGCTCCTGCGGTACCTCCACGACGATGGCTTCGGCGCGCCGACCGTCGCCTTCGTCCTCTGCACCTTCTGGCTCGTCGAGGCCCTGGTCGCCACGGGCCGCGGCCCCGAGGCGCGCGAAACGTTCGAACGCGCGCGCGCCGCTCTCCCGCCCCTGGGTCTGCTCTCGGAGGACTTCGACCCCGCGACGCGCCGTCTCTGGGGCAACTACCCCCAGGCGTACTCGCACGTGGGCCTCATCCACGCCGCGTTCGCGGCGTCGCCGCGCTGGGCCGACATTCTGTGAGGAACGCGAAACGGCGGGATCGGTCTCAGCGCCAGGACGAGGGGTGCTCCTTCCAGGGGTGCTGGAAGACGCCCTCGATCTTCGGGTCGTTCGGTGAGAACCCGGTGCGCTCGCAGAGGAGGCGGCGCAGCTCCTTCTGGGCCTCGGCGGGAGGCGGGTCGATCTCGTGGGTATCGAGGAGCTTCCTCA harbors:
- a CDS encoding trehalose-6-phosphate synthase, yielding MKESLRAILVLLLLGLLAWGTSRLVDKTSRTWFEQDVTRKATLAVSRVHDDLVRGWTSDDRADVGRTLGDIARDARILAAAACGEDGGTIAATPGYPQPLACERVGPRISSARRDPQTGEWPTWSRLMDLDGGRVHVSAVPVEAGDHRLGFVVLLQDMTYADLRAETSRRFTLAAFGILAVAASLATALATRFSWRNWTSDLRRILRGKPPSRAFQPIVRDVRDLAEQIASESLSEGRGVAWTADRLRRNLRRYLHGEKVIILANREPYIHDRGPDGTIRVLHPASGLVTALEPVMRAFSGVWVAHGGGSADREVSDRAGRIRVPPGEESYALRRVWLTPEEEKGYYYGFSNEGLWPLCHIAHTRPVFRGEDWSVYQSVNRKFADAVCAEVDTPDPIIFVQDYHFALVPRIIRERLPRAMILSFWHIPWPNSENFEICPWHKELLHGMLGSSILGFHIRLHCNNFIDSVDRYLEARIDRESRAVIHRGWTTLVRAYPISVDWPNRLLKDAPPVDRCRREVFEEYGVAPDVLLGLGVDRLDYTKGIEERLLAVERLLERFPQFRGHFTFVQIAAPSRTAIDRYRGLRQSVEELADRINRKFGQGSYRPLVLKIEHYEPPEILRLYRAADVCYISSLHDGMNLVAKEFLSARDDERGVLILSCFTGAARELTEALIVNPYDLEQSSAALAAALEMSPEEQQERMHAMRLYLSEFNVYRWAGQMLVDAARLRQRHQVSDRLSDPTGPRETVTP
- a CDS encoding aspartate aminotransferase family protein, which encodes MAAGAYGPPSERRFIAVKASGSLIEDADGNRFIDFGSGWGTNNVGNCHPEVVEAVSSMIRQLGVTCWTSAGNTAQRFDLAERLLEVCPKRTDRVLFLTTGTEAVEAALRVMRRASERPFVISFYGQYHGLSYGCMAAGPLESHVREDVAPLVNGFVYAPYPYSFRTPLRSHTGGGPGRATLEYIEDLILTYEVPPSKIAGVLVEPVVGEAGVWVPPDDFLPGLRDMCDEHGWYYCIDEVQSGFGRCGKMWAFEHWNVEPDLIVIGKGLSGGTMPIAAVAGRHEIFDKAEAFVAGTYAGHPAGCAAGLKALEIIKRDHLLEYATTLGDYGLKRLQAMKEKYPIIGEVRGLGLWLAVEFVKDPKTRAKNFEAAAEVNQHCLENGLYYIHDSISWFVRIQPPLNIERSLFEQGLDILEDAIARVNASARPRI
- a CDS encoding glycoside hydrolase family 15 protein; translated protein: MRLEDLGLIGNCQFSALVSRRGDVVWCCLPRFDSEPVFASLLDADYGGRFTVAPAADANGTQRYVENTNVLETTFTTTDGSFRVLDFAPRYLLHDRSFRPTQIVRIVEPVSGTPRVRIACEPCLGWSRRAPDRIQGSNHVQFEGYASPFRLTTDIPLSYLGGQPFALTERRHLVLAWGPPVEEALPALCERFLTETLRYWQRWTKHCNIPPLFQEEVVRSALVLKLHCFEDTGAIVAATTTSIPEAPGSGRTWDYRYCWLRDAAYVLGAFRLLGHFEEREQFVRYLLDIVARNPSLDLAPLYRVDGTSDLNERMLPDWPGFEGEKPVRVGNAAAAYRQNDIYGEVMLALAPVMLDARFRADQTREKIDLLERLARQAVAVAGTPDAGIWEYRTEWIPQTFSSLMCWAAADRMARVAAHHLPDREDGYRGSAASIREDILKNAWNADLGSFVAARGSRDLDASLLQMAPLHFLPPDDPHLRSTIDTIRGRLARDGWLLRYLHDDGFGAPTVAFVLCTFWLVEALVATGRGPEARETFERARAALPPLGLLSEDFDPATRRLWGNYPQAYSHVGLIHAAFAASPRWADIL
- the otsB gene encoding trehalose-phosphatase; this encodes MRYILGREQRPVLQALARTDALLAFDFDGTLAPLVPEPARTRLRPRTRSLLAEVAGLYRCAVITGRALGDLRPRIAGLPLWAILGNHGAEEGAGGRGQADRRRTVRGWRRLLRDRLGPLRGVWIEDKKDTLTIHFRNASSPPHAQQAVLRIARALPRARLVPGHFGINLLPVGSPDKGTAVRMLQKRARSRAALYVGDDGSDELVFSNGRGRGLVTVRVGRSRASRAAYYLRDQTEIDDLLALLVALRGERPAGRDSRFRSGVVRRR